One window from the genome of Palaemon carinicauda isolate YSFRI2023 chromosome 24, ASM3689809v2, whole genome shotgun sequence encodes:
- the LOC137618003 gene encoding collagen alpha-1(I) chain-like: MAPAVQGWQTGAQGMAPAVQGWQTGAQEMPPAVQGWPKGAQGMPPAVQGWPTGAQGMPPAVRGWPTGAQGMAPAVRGWPTGAQGMAPAVRGWPTGAQGMAPAVQAWPTGAQGMAPAVQAWPTGAQGMAPAVQGWPTGAQGMAPAVQGWPTGAQGMTPAVRAWPTGAQGMAPAVQAWPTGAQGMAPAVRAWPTGAQGMVPAVQAWPTGAQGMAPAVRAWPTGAQGMVPAVQAWPTGAQGMAPAVQGWPTGAQGMAPAVQGWPTGAQGMATAVQAWPTGAQGMAPAVQAWPTGAQGMTPAVRAWPTGAQGMAPAVRAWPTGAQGMAPAVRAWPTGAQGMVPAVQAWPTGAQGMAPAVRGWPTGAQGMVPAVRGWPTGAQGLAPAVRGWPTGAQGMAPAVRGWPTGAQGMPPAVQAWPTGAQGMAPAVQAWPTGAQGMAPAVQAWPTGAQGMAPAVQAWPTGAQGMAPAVQAWPTGAQGMAPAVQAWPTGAQGMAPAVQGWPTGAEGMAPAVQGWPTGAQGMSPAVQVWETGEKGMPPAVQVWETGEKGMPPAVQVWETGEQEIPPEVQGWQTGEQEMPPEVQGWQTGEQEIPSEVQGWQKGEQGMPPGVQGWQTGEQEIPPEVQGWQTGEQGMLPAVQVWETGEQEIPPEVQGWQTGEQGMTPIVKVWEIGEQEIPPAVQGWPTGEQGMPPAVQGWPIGEQGMPPAVQGWQTGSQGMPPETGSQGMPPEVEGWQTGSQGMPPEVQGWPIGEQGMPPEVQGWQTGEQGMPPEVQGWPIGEQGMLPEVQGWQTGSQGMHLEVEGWQTGSQGMPPAVQGWPTGAQGMPPEVQGWPTGEQGMPPEVEGWQIGSQGMPPEVQGWPIGEQGMPPEVQGWQTGSQGMPPEVQGWPIGEQGMPPEVQGWQTGSQGMPPEVEGWQTGSKGMPLEVQGWPIGEQGMPPEVQGWQTGSQGMPPEVEGWQTGSQGMPLEVQGWPIGEQGMPPEVQGWQTGSQGMPPEVQGWPIGEQGMPPEVQGWQTGSQGMPPEVQGWPIGSQGMPPEVQGWPTGAQGMPPEVQGWPTGSQGMPPEVQGWPTGSQGMPPEVQGWQTGAQGMPPEVRGWQTGEQGMAPEVQGWQTGEQGMPPEVQGWPTGAQGMPPEVQGWPTGSQGMPPEVQGWPTGAQGMPPEVQGWPTGSQGMPPEVQGWQTGEQGMPPEVFTSSTKTFRILPKASESFETDSSFS; encoded by the exons atggctccggcagtacaaggatggcagacgggagcacaaggaatggctccggcagtacaaggatggcagacggGAGCACAAGAAATGCCTCCGGCAGTACAAGGTTGGCCGAAGGGAGCACAAGGAATGCCTCCGGCAGTACAAGGATGGCCGACGGGAGCACAAGGAATGCCTCCGGCAGTACGAGGATGGCCGacgggagcacaaggaatggctccggCAGTACGAGGATGGCCGacgggagcacaaggaatggctccggCAGTACGAGGATGGCCGacgggagcacaaggaatggctccggCAGTACAAGCATGGCCGacgggagcacaaggaatggctccggCAGTACAAGCATGGCCGacgggagcacaaggaatggctccggcagtacaaggatggccgacgggagcacaaggaatggctccggCAGTACAAGGATGGCCGACGGGAGCACAAGGAATGACTCCGGCAGTACGAGCATGGCCGacgggagcacaaggaatggctccggCAGTACAAGCATGGCCGacgggagcacaaggaatggctccggCAGTACGAGCATGGCCGACGGGAGCACAAGGAATGGTTCCGGCAGTACAAGCATGGCCGACGGGAGCCCAAGGAATGGCTCCGGCAGTACGAGCATGGCCGACGGGAGCACAAGGAATGGTTCCGGCAGTACAAGCATGGCCGACGGGAGCCCAAGGAATGGCTCCGGCAGTACAAGGATGGCCGacgggagcacaaggaatggctccggCAGTACAAGGATGGCCGACGGGAGCCCAAGGAATGGCTACGGCAGTACAAGCATGGCCGacgggagcacaaggaatggctccggCAGTACAAGCATGGCCGACGGGAGCACAAGGAATGACTCCGGCAGTACGAGCATGGCCAacgggagcacaaggaatggctccggCAGTACGAGCATGGCCGacgggagcacaaggaatggctccggCAGTACGAGCATGGCCGACGGGAGCACAAGGAATGGTTCCGGCAGTACAAGCATGGCCGACGGGAGCCCAAGGAATGGCTCCGGCAGTACGAGGATGGCCGACGGGAGCCCAAGGAATGGTTCCGGCAGTACGAGGATGGCCGACGGGAGCCCAAGGATTGGCTCCGGCAGTACGAGGATGGCCGACGGGAGCCCAAGGAATGGCACCGGCAGTACGAGGATGGCCGACGGGAGCACAAGGAATGCCTCCGGCAGTACAAGCATGGCCGacgggagcacaaggaatggctccggCAGTACAAGCATGGCCGacgggagcacaaggaatggctccggCAGTACAAGCATGGCCGacgggagcacaaggaatggctccggCAGTACAAGCATGGCCGacgggagcacaaggaatggctccggCAGTACAAGCATGGCCGacgggagcacaaggaatggctccggCAGTACAAGCATGGCCGacgggagcacaaggaatggctccggCAGTACAAGGATGGCCGACGGGAGCAGAAGGAATGGCTCCGGCAGTACAAGGATGGCCAACGGGAGCACAAGGAATGTCTCCAGCAGTACAAGTATGGGAGACAGGAGAAAAAGGAATGCCTCCAGCAGTACAAGTATGGGAGACAGGAGAAAAAGGAATGCCTCCAGCAGTACAAGTATGGGAGACAGGAGAACAAGAAATACCTCcagaagtacaaggatggcagacaggagaacaagaaatgcctccagaagtacaaggatggcagacaggagaacAAGAAATACCTTcagaagtacaaggatggcagaaaggagaacaaggaatgcctccaggagtacaaggatggcagacaggagaacaagaaatacctccagaagtacaaggatggcagacaggagaacAAGGAATGCTTCCAGCAGTACAAGTATGGGAGACAGGAGAACAAGAAATACCTCcagaagtacaaggatggcagacaggagaacAAGGAATGACTCCAATAGTAAAAGTATGGGAGATAGGAGAACAAGAAatacctccagcagtacaaggatggccgaCAGGAGAACAAGGAATgcctccagcagtacaaggatggccgaTAGGAGAACAAGGAATgcctccagcagtacaaggatggcagacaggatcacaaggaatgcctccagaa acaggatcacaaggaatgcctccagaagtagaaggatggcagacaggatcaCAAGGAATGCCTCCAGAAGTACAAGGATGGCCGATAGGAGAACAAGGAATGCCTCcagaagtacaaggatggcagacaggagaacAAGGAATGCCTCCAGAAGTACAAGGATGGCCGATAGGAGAACAAGGAATGCTTCcagaagtacaaggatggcagacaggatcaCAAGGAATGCATctagaagtagaaggatggcagacaggatcacaaggaatgcctccagcagtacaaggatggccgaCAGGAGCACAAGGAATGCCTCCAGAAGTACAAGGATGGCCGACAGGAGAACAAGGAATGCCTCCAGAAGTAGAAGGATGGCAGATAGGATCACAAGGAATGCCTCCAGAAGTACAAGGATGGCCGATAGGAGAACAAGGAATGCCTCcagaagtacaaggatggcagacaggatcaCAAGGAATGCCTCCAGAAGTACAAGGATGGCCGATAGGAGAACAAGGAATGCCTCcagaagtacaaggatggcagacaggatcacaaggaatgcctccagaagtagaaggatggcagacaggatcaAAAGGAATGCCTCTAGAAGTACAAGGATGGCCGATAGGAGAACAAGGAATGCCTCcagaagtacaaggatggcagacaggatcacaaggaatgcctccagaagtagaaggatggcagacaggatcaCAAGGAATGCCTCTAGAAGTACAAGGATGGCCGATAGGAGAACAAGGAATGCCTCcagaagtacaaggatggcagacaggatcaCAAGGAATGCCTCCAGAAGTACAAGGATGGCCGATAGGAGAACAAGGAATGCCTCcagaagtacaaggatggcagacaggatcaCAAGGAATGCCTCCAGAAGTACAAGGATGGCCGATAGGATCACAAGGAATGCCTCCAGAAGTACAAGGATGGCCGACAGGAGCACAAGGAATGCCTCCAGAAGTACAAGGATGGCCGACAGGATCACAAGGAATGCCTCCAGAAGTACAAGGATGGCCGACAGGATCACAAGGAATGCCTCcagaagtacaaggatggcagacaggagcacaaggaatgcctccagaagtacgaggatggcagacaggagaacAAGGAATGGCTCcagaagtacaaggatggcagacaggagaacAAGGAATGCCTCCAGAAGTACAAGGATGGCCGACAGGAGCACAAGGAATGCCTCCAGAAGTACAAGGATGGCCGACAGGATCACAAGGAATGCCTCCAGAAGTACAAGGATGGCCGACAGGAGCACAAGGAATGCCTCCAGAAGTACAAGGATGGCCGACAGGATCACAAGGAATGCCTCcagaagtacaaggatggcagacaggagaacaaggaatgcctccagaa